A section of the Meles meles chromosome 8, mMelMel3.1 paternal haplotype, whole genome shotgun sequence genome encodes:
- the LOC123949561 gene encoding olfactory receptor 4C16-like produces the protein MQLNNNVTEFILLGLTQDPIRKKIVFVTFLFFYLGTLLGNFLIITTIKTSRTLGSPMYFFLFHLSLSDSCLCTCTAPRMIVDALLRKTTISFSECMMQVFSLHFFGCLGIFILILMAADRYVAICKPLHYTTIMSRRVCAVLVAMAWVGSCVHSLAQLFLTLSLPFCGPNVIDHYFCDLQPLLKLACADTYVINLLLVSNSGAICTVSFVMLMCSYVIILCSLRNHSAKGRRKAFSTCISHIIVVILFFGPCIFIYTRPATTFPMDKMIAVFYTLGIPLINPLIYTLRNAEVKDAMRKLWRKKLILDDKR, from the coding sequence ATGCAACTGAATAATAACGTCACTGAATTCATTCTGCTTGGGTTGACCCAGGATCctattagaaagaaaatagtgTTTGtcactttcttgtttttctatttgGGGACATTGCTGGGTAACTTTCTGATTATTACTACTATCAAGACCAGCCGGACACTCGGGAGTCCAatgtacttcttccttttccaccTATCCTTATCTGACAGCTGCCTCTGTACTTGCACAGCCCCTAGAATGATTGTGGATGCCCTTTTGAGGAAGACCACTATCTCTTTCAGTGAGTGCATGATGCAagtcttttcactacatttctTTGGCTGCTTGGGGATCTTCATCCTTATCCTCATGGCTgctgaccgctatgtggccatctgtaagcCTCTGCACTACACAACCATCATGAGTCGAAGGGTCTGTGCTGTGCTAGTGGCTATGGCCTGGGTGGGGTCCTGTGTGCATTCTTTAGCTCAGCTTTTTTTGACCTTGAGTTTACCCTTCTGTGGTCCCAATGTGATTGATCACTATTTTTGTGACTTGCAACCCTTATTGAAACTTGCCTGTGCAGACACCTATGTGATCAACCTTCTGTTGGTGTCCAATAGTGGGGCCATTTGTACAGTGAGTTTTGTCATGCTGATGTGCTCCTATGTTATTATCTTGTGTTCTCTGAGAAACCACAGTGCTAAAGGGAGGAGAAAAGCCTTCTCCACTTGCATCTCCCACATCATTGTGGTCATCTTGTTCTTTGGTCCTtgcatatttatatacacacgCCCTGCAACCACCTTCCCCATGGATAAGATGATAGCTGTGTTTTATACACTTGGAATACCTTTGATCAATCCTCTGATTTACACACTGAGGAATGCAGAGGTAAAAGATGCCATGAGGAAGTTATGGAGAAAGAAGTTGATCTTAGATGACAAAAGATAA
- the LOC123948020 gene encoding olfactory receptor 4S2-like encodes MGHENITEFILLGLFSNEDAKVACFVVFSLCYIVILSGNLFILLTIRGSRLREQPMYFFLSYLSFMDVCFTSTVAPRLITDLLAEQKTISYDCCMAQMFYAHFFGATEMFILVAMAYDRYAAICRPLHYMVIMNRQVCYVLLMASILGAFLHSILQVLIIIDLPFCGPNEIDHYSCDIFPLLKLACTDTSLLVIVVITTTGMISVVTFVALVISYIIILSTLRTRSFQSCRKALSTCGSHITVVFLFFLPLIFTYVPTDNSVGSDKVFALFYTMFAPMFNPFIYTLRNKDMKNAMRKMWCRDTRCEGK; translated from the coding sequence ATGGGACATGAAAACATCACAGAATTTATCCTCTTGGGACTTTTTAGTAACGAGGATGCAAAGGTTGCCTGCTTTGTGGTGTTCTCACTTTGCTACATTGTGATTCTGTCAGGAAACCTGTTCATTCTTCTCACCATCAGAGGCAGCCGCCTTCGTGAACagcccatgtactttttcctgaGCTACCTGTCTTTCATGGACGTCTGCTTCACTTCCACAGTGGCTCCCAGACTGATCACAGACCTATTGGCTGAGCAGAAGACCATCTCCTACGACTGCTGCATGGCCCAGATGTTTTACGCCCACTTCTTTGGTGCCACTGAGATGTTCATCCTGGTggccatggcctatgaccgttATGCAGCCATCTGCAGACCCCTTCACTATATGGTCATCATGAACAGACAGGTGTGCTATGTCCTTTTGATGGCCTCAATTCTTGGAGCATTTCTCCATTCAATCCTGCAGGTATTGATTATTATTGATCTTCCCTTCTGTGGCCCCAATGAAATAGACCACTATTCATGTGATATTTTCCCTTTGCTGAAGCTGGCCTGCACGGATACTAGTCTGTTGGTTATTGTGGTCATTACCACCACAGGAATGATATCCGTTGTGACCTTTGTTGCCTTGGTAATTTCTTACATCATCATCCTGTCCACTCTGAGGACACGCTCATTCCAGAGCTGCCGCAAAGCCCTCTCCACTTGCGGCTCACACATCACTGTTGTGTTCCTGTTCTTCCTGCCCCTCATCTTCACGTATGTCCCCACAGATAATTCTGTCGGTAGTGACAAAGTTTTTGCCCTATTTTACACCATGTTTGCTCCCATGTTCAACCCTTTCATCTACACACTGAGAAACAAAGACATGAAGAATGCCATGAGGAAAATGTGGTGCCGAGACACACGGTGTGAAGGGAAATGA